The Caulifigura coniformis genome includes a region encoding these proteins:
- a CDS encoding DUF6282 family protein: protein MTAEPKWEDVSLEGAFDLHVHAGPDTRPRWYSALEMAERARNAGMSGFVLKNHNWETATLAAEVRDRFPDLLVVGGIVLNRATGGFDPSRVMQALAAGGRLVWLPTVNGCGECEHLSRAGALPVVDEQGEIVAPLRRIFHAIASADAVLATGHISAAEVPVVLRTARQDGVRRFVLNHPEIPFLQFPIELQADVQGMGAIIEHCYPRPESTSGFNGIAAETRAIGIRSVVLATDLGRPDLPDPFEGFKRFIAAMTSRGFTAAEISAMTRDTPLRLVNETEHPRPD, encoded by the coding sequence ATGACCGCGGAACCGAAATGGGAAGACGTCTCGCTGGAGGGGGCCTTCGACCTGCATGTCCATGCCGGGCCCGATACCCGGCCGCGATGGTATTCCGCTCTCGAGATGGCCGAACGCGCGAGGAACGCCGGCATGTCGGGCTTCGTCCTGAAGAACCACAACTGGGAAACCGCGACGCTGGCCGCCGAAGTCCGCGACCGATTCCCCGACCTGCTGGTCGTCGGAGGCATCGTTCTCAACCGGGCCACCGGTGGCTTTGATCCAAGTCGCGTGATGCAGGCGCTCGCCGCAGGAGGCCGGCTGGTGTGGCTGCCGACCGTCAATGGATGCGGCGAATGTGAACATTTGAGTCGTGCCGGCGCGTTGCCGGTTGTCGATGAGCAGGGCGAAATTGTCGCTCCGCTGCGGCGGATCTTTCACGCCATCGCAAGCGCAGACGCGGTTCTTGCAACGGGCCACATCTCCGCGGCGGAGGTGCCTGTCGTTCTGCGGACGGCCCGACAGGATGGTGTGCGACGATTCGTGCTGAATCATCCCGAGATTCCGTTCCTTCAGTTTCCCATCGAACTGCAGGCGGACGTCCAGGGCATGGGGGCGATCATCGAGCATTGCTATCCGCGTCCCGAATCGACCTCAGGGTTCAATGGCATCGCTGCGGAGACCCGCGCCATTGGAATTCGGTCCGTGGTCCTCGCCACCGACCTCGGACGACCGGACCTTCCAGATCCATTTGAAGGCTTCAAGCGATTCATCGCCGCCATGACCAGCCGCGGCTTCACCGCCGCCGAGATTTCAGCAATGACGCGTGACACGCCGCTCCGACTTGTGAACGAAACGGAGCATCCCCGTCCCGACTGA
- a CDS encoding isocitrate/isopropylmalate dehydrogenase family protein, with product MRSTHRVTLIPGDGIGPEIVDATVRVLEASGAQLRFEECQAGFGGQSRFGHPVPDETVNSLHRNRIGIKGPLLVDRGGQPVVLNGGARYATANAALRGVCAAFANVRPVRSFAGIRGRYADLTIDLVIVREVSEGIYVGREIEIEPDHSAEATLVTTRAASERIARFAFELARRDSRKRVCAVHKANVLGRTDGLFLRSFYDVASEFPDIKAEDQMIDAAAALMVLNPARFDVIVAPNQYGDILSDLAAAIAGGLGVGPGGNFGNEISLFEACHGAAPDIAGRGIANPLALVLSGAMMLDKLGEEVAARRVRNGVEKFLRRGEGLTPDIGGNGTTRQAADRIVALTRDEE from the coding sequence ATGAGATCCACCCATCGCGTCACGCTGATTCCTGGTGACGGGATCGGTCCGGAGATCGTCGACGCCACCGTCCGCGTCCTCGAGGCCAGCGGCGCGCAGCTCCGGTTCGAAGAATGCCAGGCCGGTTTCGGCGGGCAATCCCGTTTCGGACATCCGGTTCCGGACGAGACGGTCAACAGCCTGCATCGCAACCGGATCGGAATCAAAGGGCCGCTGTTGGTCGATCGCGGTGGACAGCCCGTCGTCCTCAACGGCGGCGCTCGCTACGCGACGGCGAACGCCGCACTTCGCGGCGTCTGTGCCGCGTTCGCCAATGTGCGCCCGGTCCGCTCGTTCGCCGGAATTCGCGGCCGCTATGCCGACCTCACCATCGACCTGGTCATCGTCCGCGAGGTTTCCGAAGGCATTTACGTCGGCCGGGAAATCGAGATCGAGCCCGACCATTCGGCCGAAGCCACGCTTGTGACGACTCGCGCGGCCAGCGAGCGGATCGCCCGGTTCGCCTTCGAACTCGCCCGGCGCGATTCGAGGAAACGCGTCTGTGCGGTTCACAAGGCGAACGTTCTGGGACGAACGGACGGACTGTTCCTGCGCTCCTTTTACGACGTCGCCAGCGAGTTTCCGGACATCAAGGCCGAAGATCAGATGATCGATGCGGCTGCTGCGCTGATGGTCCTCAATCCTGCGCGTTTCGACGTCATCGTGGCGCCGAACCAGTACGGCGACATCCTTTCCGACCTTGCTGCAGCAATTGCCGGAGGCCTGGGCGTCGGGCCGGGAGGAAACTTCGGCAACGAGATCAGTCTGTTCGAGGCCTGCCACGGCGCTGCGCCCGATATCGCGGGACGCGGCATCGCAAACCCGCTGGCGCTTGTCCTCTCCGGGGCCATGATGCTCGACAAGCTCGGCGAGGAGGTCGCCGCCCGGCGCGTTCGAAACGGCGTCGAGAAATTCCTTCGTCGAGGCGAGGGACTGACGCCCGATATCGGCGGCAATGGGACGACGCGGCAAGCCGCGGACCGCATCGTCGCGCTGACCCGGGATGAAGAATGA
- a CDS encoding sugar phosphate isomerase/epimerase family protein, translating to MKIAYTLTPPGPAAHKVLAWAAPLNEGLPRLADMGYDGVELMPELLTPADADNVRRLAELSRISIAAIGTGLVAMSHGLSLSAEDETARRAAVKSAEACLEFCRIVGASMLTIGAFRGRCEPSQVDTAKGRFADSLSRLADGARRRGVTICIEPQNRFQSSFFRTVAETMPLLDAIGGDAVGLSLDTFHMNIEEAGIDDACRAGKGRVRYVQLADNHRGVPGRGMFPFNQFRQSLAAIGYDGWMSLELAQGPVPETTASMAMSAYREMFPTRALT from the coding sequence ATGAAAATCGCCTACACCCTCACGCCTCCCGGCCCCGCCGCTCACAAGGTTCTTGCCTGGGCGGCCCCGTTGAACGAAGGGCTGCCACGCCTGGCGGACATGGGCTATGACGGCGTCGAGTTGATGCCGGAACTCTTGACGCCGGCCGACGCAGACAACGTCCGCCGCCTCGCCGAACTGTCCCGGATTTCCATTGCGGCGATCGGCACCGGCCTGGTCGCGATGAGCCACGGGCTGTCGCTGTCCGCCGAGGACGAAACGGCCCGTCGCGCGGCGGTGAAATCGGCCGAGGCCTGCCTGGAGTTCTGCCGCATCGTCGGAGCGTCGATGCTCACGATCGGCGCATTCCGTGGCCGGTGCGAGCCGTCGCAGGTCGACACGGCCAAAGGCCGATTCGCGGACTCCTTGAGCAGGCTGGCCGACGGCGCGAGGCGGCGCGGCGTCACAATCTGTATCGAACCACAGAACCGCTTTCAAAGCAGTTTCTTCCGGACCGTCGCCGAGACGATGCCGCTACTGGACGCGATCGGCGGTGACGCGGTCGGGCTGTCTCTCGACACCTTCCACATGAATATCGAAGAAGCCGGAATCGACGACGCCTGCCGGGCCGGGAAGGGCCGCGTTCGTTACGTCCAGCTTGCAGACAATCATCGAGGCGTCCCCGGCCGGGGCATGTTTCCGTTCAATCAGTTTCGTCAGTCGCTGGCCGCAATCGGCTATGACGGCTGGATGTCGTTGGAGCTTGCCCAGGGACCGGTTCCAGAGACGACCGCCAGCATGGCGATGAGCGCATACCGAGAGATGTTTCCAACGCGAGCTTTGACATGA
- a CDS encoding aspartate/glutamate racemase family protein has translation MTAGRNSEAPLVACVHATPRAIDPTEMLLKTVGPVAVHHLIDEQLLAAGDDAAGPSIFRRALQEATSLRPAVVLTTCSMYTRFLDALRQHTKPPLLGIDEPMIDHAARTGGRLGFVGSIETAVQLTAEEVLRRARAINVDADVAETLLVPRDSCDTDAGRRTLAAQIQELRSRVDHVVVVQLSLSPAVDLLTNEECRSVFTAVPFAATRIRSILGAAAT, from the coding sequence ATGACCGCAGGCAGGAATTCGGAGGCGCCGCTCGTCGCCTGTGTGCATGCGACGCCCCGGGCCATCGACCCCACCGAGATGCTTTTGAAAACCGTCGGCCCGGTCGCGGTCCATCATCTGATCGACGAGCAGCTTCTTGCGGCCGGTGACGACGCGGCAGGTCCATCCATCTTTCGCCGTGCCCTCCAGGAAGCGACGTCGCTGCGGCCGGCCGTGGTGCTGACGACCTGCTCGATGTACACGCGCTTCCTCGATGCCCTGCGGCAGCACACCAAGCCCCCGCTGCTGGGGATCGACGAGCCGATGATCGATCACGCCGCGCGGACCGGAGGTCGGCTCGGCTTCGTCGGTTCCATCGAGACGGCCGTCCAGCTCACGGCCGAGGAAGTCCTCCGCCGCGCCCGGGCGATCAACGTCGACGCCGACGTGGCGGAGACGCTGCTGGTCCCCCGCGACTCCTGCGACACCGACGCCGGACGCAGGACGCTAGCCGCGCAGATTCAAGAGTTGCGATCCCGGGTCGATCATGTGGTTGTCGTTCAGCTTTCGCTCAGTCCGGCTGTCGATCTGCTGACGAACGAGGAATGCCGCAGCGTGTTCACCGCCGTTCCCTTCGCGGCCACTCGGATCCGTTCGATTCTCGGGGCGGCCGCCACATGA
- a CDS encoding Gfo/Idh/MocA family protein: MTERPVQRELVGIAIGAGHFGPIQLDSWRRVRGARIEAVCDRNLTAARSAAERFTVPRFGAAVEELVDQVRPDFIDVVTRPESHRELIEFAIDRKLHVLCQKPLAPSLEEAQTLVRRCNDAGVRLMVTEIWRWQPWYRKVRQMITAGEIGQPFHARFVSRRSDGRGHAPFQRQPYFRDMPRLLIYESVIHLIDVVRFLCGRITSVQCLHRQLNPKIAGEDFCLLTLTTAANVTVTIDAHRHGPAQQSQTSEHLVVEGEAGSLELRTDGAILLRSIDGDVRELRTEWPAEGYLGDSCRACLQHFADGLHTGEPFETAGNDNLETLAVVFAAYESAASGSRVTL; encoded by the coding sequence ATGACTGAGCGGCCCGTGCAACGCGAACTCGTCGGCATTGCCATCGGGGCCGGACATTTCGGTCCCATCCAGCTCGATTCGTGGCGCCGTGTTCGCGGCGCCCGCATCGAAGCCGTTTGTGATCGCAACCTGACGGCCGCCCGAAGCGCCGCGGAACGGTTCACCGTGCCGCGATTCGGCGCTGCTGTCGAAGAACTGGTCGATCAGGTCCGTCCCGATTTCATCGATGTCGTCACGCGTCCGGAATCGCATCGCGAACTGATCGAATTCGCGATTGATCGAAAGCTCCACGTTCTCTGCCAGAAGCCGCTGGCCCCTTCGCTGGAGGAAGCACAGACGCTGGTTCGTCGGTGCAACGATGCTGGAGTGCGATTGATGGTCACTGAAATCTGGCGCTGGCAGCCCTGGTATCGGAAGGTCCGCCAGATGATCACTGCGGGCGAAATCGGCCAGCCCTTCCATGCCCGGTTCGTCAGCCGCAGGTCCGACGGCCGGGGGCACGCCCCCTTCCAGCGGCAGCCGTATTTTCGCGACATGCCGAGGCTGCTCATTTACGAGTCGGTCATTCACCTCATCGACGTCGTCCGGTTCCTCTGCGGACGAATTACCTCGGTCCAATGTCTTCATCGGCAGTTGAACCCGAAAATCGCCGGCGAAGACTTCTGCCTGCTGACGCTGACCACAGCCGCCAACGTCACCGTGACCATCGACGCGCACCGCCACGGTCCAGCCCAGCAGAGTCAAACGTCGGAACACCTGGTCGTCGAAGGCGAGGCCGGGAGCCTGGAACTTCGAACCGACGGCGCCATCCTCCTGCGATCCATCGACGGCGATGTCCGGGAACTGCGGACCGAGTGGCCCGCGGAAGGCTACCTGGGCGATAGCTGCCGGGCCTGCCTCCAGCATTTTGCCGATGGCCTGCACACCGGCGAGCCGTTTGAAACCGCAGGCAATGACAATCTCGAAACGCTGGCCGTCGTCTTCGCCGCCTATGAATCCGCGGCATCGGGAAGTCGGGTGACTTTATGA